In the genome of Numenius arquata unplaced genomic scaffold, bNumArq3.hap1.1 HAP1_SCAFFOLD_1522, whole genome shotgun sequence, the window CCCCTCCCCAGGACCTGAAGAAGTACTTCGATAGCTGCAACGGGGACTTGGACCCGGAGATCGTcaaggtgggttttggggggggccaaccccccctcctccccccccctccccaagaccCCCCCGTGGGTGTCGGGGGGCTGGGGtgaccccccctctcccctccagtccTTCATGTACCAGCTGCTGAAGGGCCTGGCCTTCTGCCACAGCCGCAACGTCCTGCACCGCGACCTCAAGCCCCAGAACCTGCTCATCAACCGGGTGAGGGACCCGGGCTACCGGCCGGGGGGCTACTGGCCATGGCTACCAACACTGGGGCTACCGGCCGGGGGGCTACTGGCCATGGCTACCAACACCCGGGCTACCGGCCAGGGGGCTACTGGCCATGGCCACCCACACCTGGGCTACCGGCCAGGGGGCTACTGGCCATGGCTACCAACACTGGGGCTACCGGCCGGGGGGCTACTGGCCATGGCTACCAACACCTGGGCTACCGGCCGGGGGGCTACTGGCCATGGCTACCAACACCTGGGCTACTGGCCATGGCCACCCACATGCAGGCTACCGGCAGGGGGGCTACTGGCCATGGCCACCCACACCCGGGCTACCGGCAGGGGGGCTACTGGCCATGGCCACCCACACCTGGGCTACCAGCTGGGGGGCTACTGGCCATGGCCACCAACCGGAGCTACGGGCTGTGCCCCCTGTTTGCCATGGCCACCAAGATGGGGGCTACCTGCCTTGCCGGGTGGTTGCCATGACCCTGACATGGGGGCTGCCTGCCGTGCCCCCTGTTTGCCATAGCCACCCACACTGGGGCTACCAGCCGGGGGGGGGCTATTTGCCATGGCCCCCCGACACGGGGGCTACCCGCCATGCCGGCTGGTTGCCAcggccccccccgaccccccccgttTTCCCGCAGAACGGGGAGCTCAAACTGGCCGACTTCGGGCTGGCCCGCGCCTTCGGCATCCCCGTGCGCTGCTACTCGGCCGAGGTGagccgggggttggggggggagccgggggggggggacccccttTGGGTGCGGGTGGGGGGCTCTGCCGACCcgtggccgccccccccccgtcGCCCGGTTGCCCCCCCAGGTGGTCACGCTGTGGTACCGGCCCCCCGACGTGCTCTTCGGCGCCAAGCTCTACTCCACCTCCATCGACATGTGGTCGGCCGGCTGCATCTTCGCAGGTAACCGcagcctcggggggggggggggcgggctacCGGTGCGGGGGGGGCCACTCGCCACcctggtggtggggggggggggggggctcaccccCTTTCCcacgcccaccccccccccagagctggcCAACGCCGGGCGCCCCCTCTTCCCCGGCAACGACGTGGACGACCAGCTCAAACGCATCTTCCGAtatcctttgggggggggggcggtgggagggggtgccccccccactttcctggggtttg includes:
- the CDK5 gene encoding cyclin-dependent kinase 5; this encodes PQDLKKYFDSCNGDLDPEIVKSFMYQLLKGLAFCHSRNVLHRDLKPQNLLINRNGELKLADFGLARAFGIPVRCYSAEVVTLWYRPPDVLFGAKLYSTSIDMWSAGCIFAELANAGRPLFPGNDVDDQLKRIFRLLGTPTEEQWPAMAKLPDYKPYPMYPATTSLVNVVPKLNATGRDLLQNLLKCNPVQRISAEEALQHPYFTDFCPP